From Candidatus Sphingomonas colombiensis, one genomic window encodes:
- a CDS encoding CoA transferase, translated as MTIAADGKPMLAGIKVVDLTSVVFGPYCTQILADLGAEVIKVEAPGAGDAYRWSGKAAVTPGMSPGFMAINRGKQSVALDLKQPDDLAAMKQLLGDADVFVLNVRGKAVERLGLDYETVRALNPDIIYAHCVGFGQDGPYADLQAYDDVIQAATGAATLLPRVDGNPRARYLPSLIADKVAGLHGAYAVLAAIVHKLRTGEGQKIEIPMFEAFTNFMMLEHLGGLTFDPPNAPAGYFRQLDPDRQPFPTADGFISIVFYNDQAWPVVFEILGHSSFLEDERFATRKLRVANMALMYQEVARLTPGFATAELLARCHTAQIPAQPVRDLGDIMQDPHLVATGFFSRKEHPSEGGYFAMASPVRFAAHGEASARPAPLLGEQTDQFRPAISD; from the coding sequence ATGACGATCGCGGCTGACGGCAAGCCAATGCTGGCGGGGATCAAGGTCGTCGATCTGACGAGTGTTGTTTTCGGGCCTTATTGTACGCAGATCCTCGCCGATCTCGGCGCCGAGGTGATCAAGGTCGAGGCGCCCGGTGCAGGCGATGCCTATCGCTGGTCGGGGAAGGCAGCGGTGACGCCCGGGATGAGTCCGGGGTTCATGGCGATCAATCGCGGCAAGCAATCGGTCGCGCTCGATCTCAAGCAACCCGACGATCTCGCCGCGATGAAGCAATTGCTCGGCGACGCCGATGTCTTCGTGCTCAATGTCCGCGGGAAAGCGGTCGAACGGCTCGGGCTCGATTATGAAACGGTGCGGGCGCTAAACCCGGATATCATCTACGCGCATTGTGTCGGCTTCGGTCAGGACGGGCCTTATGCCGATCTGCAGGCCTATGACGATGTCATCCAGGCAGCGACCGGCGCGGCCACGTTGCTACCGCGCGTCGACGGCAATCCGCGTGCGCGCTATCTGCCGTCGCTGATCGCCGATAAGGTTGCCGGGCTCCACGGCGCTTATGCGGTACTCGCCGCGATCGTGCACAAACTCCGCACCGGCGAGGGGCAGAAGATCGAAATCCCGATGTTCGAGGCGTTCACCAATTTCATGATGCTCGAGCATCTCGGCGGGCTGACCTTCGACCCGCCCAACGCCCCGGCCGGTTATTTCCGGCAGCTCGATCCGGACCGCCAGCCGTTCCCGACCGCCGACGGCTTCATCAGTATTGTTTTCTATAATGATCAGGCTTGGCCGGTCGTATTTGAAATACTCGGCCATTCTTCCTTCCTTGAAGACGAAAGGTTCGCCACGCGAAAACTGCGCGTGGCGAACATGGCCCTGATGTATCAGGAGGTTGCCCGCCTTACACCGGGCTTTGCGACCGCCGAACTCTTGGCGCGCTGCCACACCGCACAGATTCCAGCGCAGCCGGTACGGGATCTCGGTGATATCATGCAGGACCCGCATCTCGTCGCGACCGGTTTCTTCTCGCGCAAGGAGCATCCGAGCGAAGGCGGGTATTTCGCGATGGCCTCCCCGGTGCGCTTCGCTGCGCATGGCGAAGCATCGGCGCGCCCGGCGCCGCTGCTGGGCGAACAGACCGATCAATTTCGGCCCGCAATCAGCGATTAA
- a CDS encoding transporter: MNHPLFGTTAIAGVGVRQYKRGGSPLPERSVLVEAILDACAEAGLSPADVDGFVSYGDDKNEPVRLMPELGTKELRWSAQVWGGGGGGIAGAFGVAASAILTGQANAVVIFRALVEGASGRLSAAVMAHHLNDHLLAAGVVSPAQNCAIRANRLFGRHGLDPRIVEDLVCASYHHGNRNPEAVSYGQPFDIDKLRTSRWIAEPFRLFDCSRENDGAGALLMVSAEHARDLARPPVYLLGCAQGAEAGWGDLLENDADDLYATGGFRPIARRLYAETGLAPGDIDVVQLYENFDAQGVMSLIDHGFCDYDNAAEVIRFDNLIADGGKLPINTAGGNLAQGFIHGIGLPIEAVRQLRGESSNPVAGARTCLLAGGPGAPTVSSAIFANRM, translated from the coding sequence TGGTCGAGGCGATCCTTGACGCCTGCGCAGAGGCGGGCCTGTCTCCCGCCGACGTTGATGGCTTCGTCTCCTACGGCGACGACAAGAACGAGCCGGTCCGGCTGATGCCCGAACTCGGCACGAAGGAATTGCGCTGGTCGGCGCAGGTCTGGGGCGGCGGCGGGGGCGGGATCGCGGGCGCGTTCGGCGTCGCGGCGAGCGCGATCCTCACCGGGCAGGCGAACGCGGTCGTCATCTTCCGCGCGCTGGTCGAGGGGGCGAGCGGCCGCCTGTCCGCCGCGGTGATGGCGCACCATCTCAACGATCATCTGCTCGCCGCCGGGGTGGTCTCGCCGGCGCAGAATTGCGCGATCCGGGCCAATCGGTTGTTCGGCCGCCACGGCCTCGATCCGCGCATCGTCGAGGATCTGGTATGCGCCTCCTATCACCACGGCAACCGCAACCCCGAGGCGGTGAGCTATGGTCAGCCGTTCGACATCGACAAGCTGCGCACCTCGCGCTGGATCGCCGAGCCGTTCCGCCTGTTCGACTGCAGCCGCGAGAATGACGGCGCCGGCGCGCTGCTGATGGTCTCCGCGGAGCACGCGCGCGATCTCGCCAGGCCGCCGGTCTATCTCCTCGGCTGCGCGCAGGGCGCGGAGGCGGGGTGGGGCGATTTGCTCGAGAACGACGCCGACGATCTTTATGCCACTGGCGGCTTCCGCCCGATCGCGCGGCGCCTCTATGCCGAAACCGGGCTCGCGCCAGGCGATATCGATGTCGTCCAGCTCTATGAGAATTTCGACGCCCAGGGGGTGATGTCGCTGATCGACCATGGTTTCTGCGATTACGACAATGCCGCCGAGGTGATCCGGTTCGACAATCTGATCGCCGATGGCGGCAAGCTGCCGATCAACACCGCCGGCGGCAATCTGGCGCAAGGCTTCATCCACGGCATCGGGCTGCCGATCGAGGCGGTGCGGCAGTTGCGCGGCGAGAGCAGCAACCCGGTCGCCGGCGCACGCACCTGCCTCCTTGCCGGCGGCCCCGGCGCGCCGACCGTCAGTTCGGCGATCTTCGCCAATCGCATGTGA